The following proteins are encoded in a genomic region of Palaemon carinicauda isolate YSFRI2023 chromosome 19, ASM3689809v2, whole genome shotgun sequence:
- the LOC137658229 gene encoding uncharacterized protein, protein MRICGDAWDENPRPHEAGGKYATGTIVKNYTEGQVIKVKVEITSNHMGHFEFRICPNNNPAVEASQACLDANPLFLAEGGFQSEIPVGTGVFPVKLQLPRGLTCSQCVFQASTKSSIHLILL, encoded by the exons ATGCGCATCTGCGGAGACGCCTGGGATGAAAATCCCCGTCCACACGAAGCTGGAGGAAAATACGCCACGGGGACCATCGTCAAAAACTACACCGAAGGCCAGgtcatcaaggtcaaggtcgaaattACCAGCAACCACATGGGGCACTTTGAGTTTAGGATTTGTCCGAATAATAATCCAGCAGTTGAGGCTTCGCAGGCTTGCCTGGATGC AAACCCCCTGTTTCTGGCTGAGGGCGGCTTCCAGAGTGAGATACCAGTGGGTACCGGAGTATTTCCGGTAAAACTACAGCTTCCTAGGGGTCTGACTTGTTCTCAGTGCGTGTTCCAGGCAAGTACAAAGAGTTCTATTCATTTGATATTGCTATGA